The Streptomyces sp. NBC_01439 genome contains the following window.
TGGTGGTAGCCGTCGGCGGCGAACCGCCGCTGCCCTTCGGCCAGCAGCGCCCGCCGCGTGGCCGCCCGCTGCTCCGCCCTGGAGACCGCCATCGCGCTCATCACCCTTCCCATTTCACATACCGAGGGTATGCTAACGCCAGAATTCACATACCCCGGGTATGCGAAATGGAGCTGAAAGGACCCTGCCATGACGAACGAACCCACGGCCCCGCCCACGACCGGACTCGGCAGCTTCTACCCCGTGCTCGCCACCCGAGACGTGGCGGCCTCCCGCGACTTCTATACCCGTCACTTCGGCTTCGAGGTGACCTTCGCGGCGGACTGGTACGTGAGTCTGCGCCGCCCCGACGCCCCGCAGTACGAACTGGCCCTCCTCGACCACGCCCACCCGACCGTCCCCGAGGGCCACCGGGCAGCGCTCCGCGGCGGCCTGCTGCTGAACTTCGAGGTGGACGACGCGGACTCGGAGCACCAACGCCTCGTCGTCGAAGCCGGCCTGCCCGAAGTGCTCCCGCTC
Protein-coding sequences here:
- a CDS encoding VOC family protein, encoding MTNEPTAPPTTGLGSFYPVLATRDVAASRDFYTRHFGFEVTFAADWYVSLRRPDAPQYELALLDHAHPTVPEGHRAALRGGLLLNFEVDDADSEHQRLVVEAGLPEVLPLRTEDFGQRHFIVAAPDGVLIDVITVVPPDEEYAAQYTDPQFRQAS